The following is a genomic window from Alphaproteobacteria bacterium LSUCC0396.
TCAAAACCGCCCCTAAACGATGAAAACCAATGTGATTTTTGAACAAAAACTTTGATATTATCGTCACGAATATTGGGCTAAAGAAGAATAGACTAGTAACCTCCGCTAGCCCCATTTCGCTGAGCGCAAAATAAAAGCAAAGAAACCCAGAGAAAAATAGTATGACCCGGCATAAAGCTAGCTTTGGATAGGATGAAGTAAATAAAATAGGACGACCCGTTAGCTTCAAAAACGCTATAAGAATTGACCCGCCGATCAGTCCTCTGATTGTCATGATTTGGGGTAGTGAGGCTACATCAGCCAAATGCCTAACTAGTATGTCCTGAACACTGAATAGTGACATTCCAACCAAAATAAAGAGAATGCCACGCACATCATCGTTCATCGAGATCATCTCATCAGTTAATGAACCTCAAGATTGATTTAAAAAGCACGCTTAATCAATAATTTTATCAATAAAAACAGTCGTATAATGAACATTTAGTATCCTTTTTACGTCAAAGACTTATTCAAATCTACTCAGTGGTGCTGCCGCAGATGCTGGAAGGACGATAGCTTGCATCCATCGACTAGTGATCTCGATTTCGTAACCTTCCCCATAACTTTGACCCACGCCCGATGTCTTCCATCCATCCAGTTGATCAATGATGTCCGGCGGAAATTCGACAGCCCTGAGCCGATCGCGAAAACTGTGACGGAATGAATGGACAACACAGCCATCAGGAACTAACGGCCGCAGCCATTTATTTAACCCATTACTAGCGTAGTCCGACTTATTGCCTTCCGGTGAGAAATAACGAGGAAACAAAAAGTCACTTTCGGAAGACGCTTGAGCGCGTTTTATGCCCCACAGAGTGGCTCCAACGGCTGGAACGCGCCTTTGACTATTCTCAGTCTTTAGAGGCCTCCAAGGCCGCTCTGTGAGCGTTATAAGCGGTACTTTGCAATCCAAAGATATATCTTGCTTAGTGAGACCGATCGCTTCAGCTAACCGCATACGGCTGTCAGACAAAACAGCTATTAACCAACGCATCTCGTCATCTTTGCGTCGGCACTCTTCCTGAATAACTCGCAATTGCTCATACGGTATGGGCAAACGCCGAACAGGCTTGGCGCCGTTGCCATAATTCATGTTTGAGAAGGGGTTCACTGCATCAATAGCATTTTCAGTTGCGATGAAGTTCCATATGGCGCGAATACACTCAAAATTCCGTTTTACTGTGGCTTGCGCGACCCCTCTGGCAACAAGTGTATCGCTAAACCGAAATGCATCAGCACGAGTATAGGCCTTGATAGACTTGTTTCCAGAAACAGCCACTACCTCTGCTACCACTCGGCTTACATAACCACAGAACCGTTTATCGTCAGACTTACCCCTCATTTTACAACAAGTATCGGCAGCCTCTGTCAGTAACAGCACCTGTAGAATCCCTGATTTCAGGAAATCTGATGCGGCCACACCTTTTGGCAAAGTAAAACGTAAATCCTGCCATTCTTTTTCAAGCGACAGGACTATATCACTGGATATGCGAACGGCTTGCGCTCGGTCTCGCGTTCTCAACGATTTTTGGATAGAATGTTTCCCATAATGCGGCACAAGATCCGTTGGAATGCGGTTTTGAAGGTAGTAAATACCGCATTTGCGTTACAAATAAGGAGCTGAAACTTTCGTCATAAAGTACGACCATTTGTACGACCCTAGGGGCACAAAATGGACATATCGCTATATTTTCTGCGGGTTTCAGAAGGAAAATGGTGCGGCCAAGAAGAGGTTCGATGCCTTTCCCCTGCGCTAGCAAGTAACTGAATCTAGCTATAACAATAGCTTAACAGATCATCACATATGGTCAACTATCAAAACTTTGCCTGCAACCTTGCCTGAACCCAGTTTCGAGGGCCAAGAGCCAAGCCTCTCCAACATAGCGACTGGAACCTCCGCTCTCGGATCTCGAACCGGGGGGTTACTGAGGATGTTTCTGAGTTAGGTTTGGATTTGATTAGAGGGGGTGGGGCCGCAGGGCGCAGGGGCTTGCGTCTCAAGGGGGCGGTTTACTTGATTGGTTGGCAGGCTATTTGTTGTATTAATGTCAGTGATTTCTTTCAATACGACAATTTCACCAATTCTAAAGGTCTTACAATTTGTGATTTGCAATCGCAGAGTCATAACTTGACTGAAGGCTTTTTGTTATTTCTTTCAATTTTTCCTGAAACGCCTTTTCAGAGTCAAATAACTCACAATCAACAGAGACAACCGCTATTTCATCTCTCATGACCGACCTTCGACCAGTTTTGCGGTCGACTAAAATATTGGTTTCTTGACCGTTGTTGCTCAATGTCCAACTTATCGACGACGTGTTAGTTTCATATGGGACACCGTGGCGTGTTGCCTTCATCTCAATGCTGTCATTTTTTCGTTGCCAAGTATGCGTTGAGACCCGTTTTTCATCAAACCAATGCGCAACCAAAGATGATAACGGCTCATCACTCACCGCCCATTTAGATAAAAGATCCTCTGTTCTGCTGCAGATAAGGCCTTTTTCGGCGACTGCAGCATACGTCTGAATTGGTGCCATTGCGCTTACCATTAACAGGCACAGGGTAATAGAGAACAGGACTTTCATAGTTACGTTTAACGGCACAGCTTTACAAAATTATAGTCACAGGATTTCAACCTCAAAGACCTGCAACCAAACGTAAAAGAAAACCGCGCCTTTTTCTCCTTTCTGAATGATTGACTAACAGCGAATGACCAGTTTTTAGGGCAAATGAATGGTCATAATTGCCCCACCAGAAATCGGCGTAAGGTCAATTTTTGCGTTTATTTTTCTGGCGCGCATCATCATGTTATTGATACCAAACCCACCTTCGCGGTTGCCTTCAAAGCTTTTGCCGCCAGTATTTTCAATGGTAATGTTGAACTGGTTTTCGGCGGTTTTGCTGGCTGAAACAACCAAGGTTTTACAATCTGCTCGCACAATCGCGTTATGAAGTGCCTCTTGGAAGATGCGCGTAATTTCAAGAATAATGACCGAACTGCTTTTTGGATAACCCATCAAGGCAAGAATTGACCAATCAACCTGGATCTTCTCTTGTGGAATATGATCGACGATTTGCTGTCGCAATGTGCCAAGTGCAGAAAATAAATCTTCGTCAGATGCCTCGCGCTGACCAAGAATGACTCGAATTTCATTAATGGCAAAGCGGCTAAGCTTTTGAATGTCTGCAAGCGCAGTTTTCTGCTTTTCCTGCGATAAAATATTTACGATCGATAGGTAATTCAAAACACCATCATGCAGTTCTGAATGGACTTTTAGCATGGCTTGCGATTGCGACCGTTCTTTTTCCAAAATCAAATTATTGGCGGCAAGTTGGCTTCGTGAGTGCGCAACCCCGCTGATATATAACGTGCCAACGCAAAGAATGACGGCAACCGTACCCGCATGCACCAAGATAATGCCGTCAGATATCAGCCCAAACCGATATGCAGCGTCATGTCCCAATGTCACCAGGATGGCCATCATCGCGGCAAAATAAATACCTGAATTATTATTCCCAAGCCAAAAAAAGCGATGAAAACTTTTTGCCAAAACATAAAGAACAACCAGCAGCAGGATAGGAAGCGTCAAATATAAATTGGCAAGTTTCATCAGGGTTACTGATTGCGATCCGAACAACAGTAATGCAACAAATACGACGATTGCCGCGCCAAGATGCGATTTATTGATTGGTGGTTTGGACGGGTCAAATATGTTGTTGCCAAATTGAATCAGCCCAAAAGCAGCTAATGACATGAATGTGACTAAATAGGGAAAAGCATCAATGAGGGATGGAAACGCATTTCCGAAAATCCCAATCCCACCAATGATAAGTGCCGTCATAATAAAGATCGGTGCAACAGCGTCAGCATATACCAAGCCAAACGCAACAAGGGTGATCAGAACGATAACGATGAAGATTTCAGTGCCCCACAATGCAGCACGCATATTTTCGTAATAAACCGTGTTACGCTGTGCAGAGACGGCGAGTGAGGTTTCCTGTCCAAAATATATTTTGGACATAGTGACCGAACCAATTCCCTTGTTTTCGATTGAAAAGCTTATGTCAGGCCGGTGCTTTCCGTCTGTTTTGGGTAATTGAATAAGAGCATCAGGAATGCGAAGACCGCTATGCCAATATTTCTGAGTGTCACTGTCAAAGAATTGAGTGCCATTGGCGAAAAATTTCAGACGCCCTTCGTAAAAAGGAATGTAAATGGTATCCGTGGTGATGGGATCGTATCGATCAATGCTCAGATTTCCCTGAAGGCGAACCGGGGTATCAGTGCCATGCACGACCTCAGAAACAGGCAGGCCAATGCTGTGCGCCAAAGTGGGCGCGGCGTTAAATTCTTCAATAACGAAGTCATATTCAGACACGTTCAAAAACGCCTTTGGCGCCCAAAAACACATCAGGGGGCCCAAAATTGTGAGCATAACAACTAGAATTTGGCTTTTGGATTTTCCCCACACTAGTTCAGTAATCCCAAGTTCCGTGCTTCAAAAACAGCCTCTGAGCGATTATTCGATTGCAGCTTTCGATAAATATTACGGATATGAACTGGCACTGTCGTTGGTGCAAGAGATAATGTTGTGGCCACTTCAGAATAGGAAAGCCCACGTGAAATGAGATTCAGAACCTCTAATTCGCGCGATGATAAAATTTTGGCTTTTTGTTTTGGCTCGGCTTGACCTTCGGGCGTGCGGCCCGCCTTATTCCGGAAAAGGCTAGCAAGCTGCGCGTCGTTACCATTATTCTGAAGGGTGGCGACAATCTTATTTGCAATCGATGGCGAGATAGGTGAATCTCCAGCCATTGCTGTTTTGATAACTGTAATGATTTCAGACGATTCATCGCCCTTGTGAATATAGCCAACAGCGCCATCAGTAATCGCTTGCAGAATAACCGCACTATCCATTGATGATGAAATAACAATTGAGATCGCTGTATCGACTGCGGTTGAAAACCCCTTGATGCTTTGGTTTCCTCGCCCATCTGGCAAATCAAGATCAGCAAGAAGAATATCAATATGATGGTTTTCCAAACAGGCTAAAAACTCGGCATTGTCTGAACATGTAAAAACCTGCTGAACGTGATCCCAATCTTTTAGGACACGCGCAAATCGCCGCTGTAAATATAAATCATCTTCTAAAACGGCAATATTGATCATTCTTCGCTCTCTTGCATTCGTGCGCATTTATCTAGACGTGTTTTTTCAAGCTGTGCAAACAATCTAACTAGTTTTTGGTGCGAGCTACCATATCCGTAGTATTGAACGACTGGCTAATTTGCTGATGGTTAGTTTGGCAAAAAAATAGCTATTTACATGCTGGAGTCGTAAATTATGAAAAAGTCCCAACTTGCTGGCAGTGTTCTTTTGCTGTCACTGACTGGCTGTTCTTCAATCGGCAGCGGTTGGAACAACACGGTCGACTTTATTTTCGGGCCGGAGGATGGCGCGGGTCAACGTCAAGAAGCCGCTGCCAAGATGGCATCTGATGCGGCCACTAGTGCCAACCCAGAACAGGCTTTGGTCGATAATATCGTCAAGAAAAGCGTTGATAAAGCCGCTATGTCAACTGCGGCTGCCATCGACAATTCTATGGCCTATTCCAAAACTGACATCAGCATAACCGGCATTAAAAGTAAAAAGACACGTTATGCGATTACCAATGTCAAGGGCTTTGAACCAAGCGATAATAGCCATGCGCAAACATTCATGCAGTCATCGTTAACTAACGCTAATTCAAGAGCTGTTTTGAATTTGGGTTTGGGGCGCCGTTATCTTAGTGATGATGAGAGCGTCATTACTGGCGTCAATGCCTTTTTGGACTATGACCCAAAATATGGACATCAGCGGGTCAGCATTGGGGCAGAGTTAAAATCCTCGGCGTTTGAATTAACCGCAAATAACTATAAAGCCCTAACCAAATGGAAAAAAGGCAAAAGCGGCAATCAAGAACGAGCGCT
Proteins encoded in this region:
- a CDS encoding DUF6538 domain-containing protein, whose translation is MYYLQNRIPTDLVPHYGKHSIQKSLRTRDRAQAVRISSDIVLSLEKEWQDLRFTLPKGVAASDFLKSGILQVLLLTEAADTCCKMRGKSDDKRFCGYVSRVVAEVVAVSGNKSIKAYTRADAFRFSDTLVARGVAQATVKRNFECIRAIWNFIATENAIDAVNPFSNMNYGNGAKPVRRLPIPYEQLRVIQEECRRKDDEMRWLIAVLSDSRMRLAEAIGLTKQDISLDCKVPLITLTERPWRPLKTENSQRRVPAVGATLWGIKRAQASSESDFLFPRYFSPEGNKSDYASNGLNKWLRPLVPDGCVVHSFRHSFRDRLRAVEFPPDIIDQLDGWKTSGVGQSYGEGYEIEITSRWMQAIVLPASAAAPLSRFE
- a CDS encoding sensor histidine kinase, with the translated sequence MSEYDFVIEEFNAAPTLAHSIGLPVSEVVHGTDTPVRLQGNLSIDRYDPITTDTIYIPFYEGRLKFFANGTQFFDSDTQKYWHSGLRIPDALIQLPKTDGKHRPDISFSIENKGIGSVTMSKIYFGQETSLAVSAQRNTVYYENMRAALWGTEIFIVIVLITLVAFGLVYADAVAPIFIMTALIIGGIGIFGNAFPSLIDAFPYLVTFMSLAAFGLIQFGNNIFDPSKPPINKSHLGAAIVVFVALLLFGSQSVTLMKLANLYLTLPILLLVVLYVLAKSFHRFFWLGNNNSGIYFAAMMAILVTLGHDAAYRFGLISDGIILVHAGTVAVILCVGTLYISGVAHSRSQLAANNLILEKERSQSQAMLKVHSELHDGVLNYLSIVNILSQEKQKTALADIQKLSRFAINEIRVILGQREASDEDLFSALGTLRQQIVDHIPQEKIQVDWSILALMGYPKSSSVIILEITRIFQEALHNAIVRADCKTLVVSASKTAENQFNITIENTGGKSFEGNREGGFGINNMMMRARKINAKIDLTPISGGAIMTIHLP
- a CDS encoding LuxR C-terminal-related transcriptional regulator, with protein sequence MINIAVLEDDLYLQRRFARVLKDWDHVQQVFTCSDNAEFLACLENHHIDILLADLDLPDGRGNQSIKGFSTAVDTAISIVISSSMDSAVILQAITDGAVGYIHKGDESSEIITVIKTAMAGDSPISPSIANKIVATLQNNGNDAQLASLFRNKAGRTPEGQAEPKQKAKILSSRELEVLNLISRGLSYSEVATTLSLAPTTVPVHIRNIYRKLQSNNRSEAVFEARNLGLLN
- a CDS encoding inverse autotransporter beta domain-containing protein; the encoded protein is MASDAATSANPEQALVDNIVKKSVDKAAMSTAAAIDNSMAYSKTDISITGIKSKKTRYAITNVKGFEPSDNSHAQTFMQSSLTNANSRAVLNLGLGRRYLSDDESVITGVNAFLDYDPKYGHQRVSIGAELKSSAFELTANNYKALTKWKKGKSGNQERALDGHDIELGAQIPYMPAAKLYVKNWKWKGEDGAGDTKGNTYSLAFSQLINGVQVELGRRDYDGLQKDENFGQLTYTIPMGSAPAQSSQPLFSSEMFESASMKDKMLDKVRRNNAIVIQTKFVAAVGGV